A single Nitrospiria bacterium DNA region contains:
- a CDS encoding ankyrin repeat domain-containing protein, whose protein sequence is MKCKNKRQALWCFLIFFSWILIPFISFAGDDKELRKASFQRDVQKIKALLLKGTNPDTIVDPVLKWNSLHLASYFGDREVVEILVEHGADLEAKTKTKETPLYMASEQGHFEVVLVLIEKGADVNSKSRLGRTALYMAFASGNKRIAEALLKNGADVNTATEDGWTALMRASFEGQKEVVKALLNLGAKLSAKDFDGKTALDYARERKKAEVIKLLEKSSP, encoded by the coding sequence ATGAAATGTAAGAACAAAAGGCAGGCACTCTGGTGTTTTCTCATTTTTTTTTCTTGGATATTGATTCCCTTTATATCCTTTGCGGGTGATGACAAAGAGTTGAGAAAGGCCTCTTTTCAGAGAGATGTTCAAAAAATAAAGGCGTTACTCTTAAAAGGAACCAACCCCGATACCATCGTGGACCCTGTATTAAAATGGAATTCACTTCATCTGGCGTCTTATTTTGGAGACAGGGAGGTGGTAGAAATTTTGGTTGAACATGGTGCTGATTTAGAAGCAAAAACGAAGACCAAAGAGACACCCCTGTATATGGCGTCTGAACAAGGGCACTTTGAAGTTGTCCTTGTTTTAATAGAAAAAGGAGCGGATGTGAATTCCAAATCAAGGCTGGGAAGAACGGCTTTGTATATGGCTTTCGCAAGTGGCAATAAAAGAATTGCTGAGGCCTTACTGAAAAATGGCGCAGATGTGAATACTGCTACCGAGGACGGCTGGACGGCTTTAATGCGTGCATCCTTTGAGGGTCAAAAGGAGGTCGTGAAAGCGCTTTTAAATTTAGGGGCTAAATTATCCGCGAAGGATTTTGACGGGAAAACCGCTTTGGATTATGCCCGGGAAAGAAAAAAGGCGGAGGTTATAAAGTTATTAGAAAAAAGTAGCCCATAA